The Camelina sativa cultivar DH55 chromosome 16, Cs, whole genome shotgun sequence sequence GCGGTACGACAACCAATGTGGAGAAGTGCCGAGAGCAGTACGACAACCATTGCTGAGAGCGGTACGACTATATAGTACTCTatcttttgcattttattttctaatgaaagtcaTACGTATTAGATTTGATTCTAAAGATTTTTCTTGTAGGAAATAATTTGTGTGACTGAAAAGTATTAAATAATAGAATATTTTTggtattaaaataaattaaataagaagttaatattttgtaattgacaATTTCAAAAGAATCAGTTTCACTTACTTAATTGATTTGTATTTCACTATTCATTTAGTTCTgaaattgtaaaacaaaacctaattaattGTAAGAATCAatgcattaaatatatatactaaatacaCAACACCATAACATAAACgattcaataaaacaattttctaatattaaaaatatatatatttgaatatttttattggtcaacgCCAATTAACACTCAATTCTGAACAATGGTGTACCAGAATAAATTAGTCATGATGTTAACCAGAGTCGACGACATAAAATTAGTACATATGGACATGCAATACATTTAGTTCTTACTTTTCActacatataataatttaagCTTAAAATATGTGATCATGTATTCTTGTTACGAATCTTACTTTTCACTCCAAGGTTATAGCATTCCTTGTGTCTTATCGCTTTGTCTCAAGCCTTACATCTGTCTAGTTCAGTATTCTCGTTTGTGTCTTGTTCTTGCTTCACACAAACCGTTTAGAACATTAAAGAGAAAAACACAAGAGACTACATTTTTGTTAAAGATCTTTTTATATAATGCTTACACAATAATACATAACATACGCGCGTATTGGTTTATCTCCACTTGCTACTCTAGAAACCTAAACGTTAATCATGACTCTTACACAACCCACACTCCTAGATAGTAGGTTCACTTGTCCAAGCAACATTTAACAACTACACTCAACTAGACACTTCAACTAATGCTAGTTCCTTAGCCCATTAACCTTTATTACCTAAACTTCTTATGTTGACTTTTCTCCCTTCTTTGTAgttgactcttcttcttcttcgacagcttcttcttctcttcttcgtgcTCTTCCTtagctttgcttcttcttcttcgactaattcttcttcttttcatcaatGGCAAAAGACAATTATCATTCTTCATTACGTAATAGACAACCATACATACATATGTCTAGAAGTTCTAGATTCATAGAATCATAGAATCATAGAATCAAAGTCGAGAAGTAAAGTGATCAACACGCCGATGAACTTTTTTAGATCTAACATTGACCTTATCCTCGGCAACCAAACCTTTAGCGATGTCTCTTAGCTTAGGCTTAAGGATCTTTCCATTCCCGTTTTTAGGCATTTCCTCCAAAAATACCACCTTTCTCGGACACATAAAATGTGGCAGATTCTCACGGCAATACTCTATcaaatctttctctctcatcACAGATTTACCTTCACGATCTTCTTTATCAGCCTTGCCCTTTTGTAAAACAACGAATGCACACGGGGTTTCACACCACTGAGAGTGAGGCATGGCCACGACGGCAACCTCAAACACTTTTGGGTGCTTGTAAAGAACATTTTCGACCTCAACACTGCTGATGTTTTCGCCTCCTGAGATGATAATGTCTTTCGACCGATCTTTGATCTCGATGTATCCTTCCGGATGAATCACACCTACGTCCCCAGTGTTGAGGCATCCATGCTTAAATGCTTCAAATGTAGCATTGGGATTCTTTAGATACCCTTTCATTAAGATGCTTCCTTTAATGACAATTTCACCCATCGTCTTCCCATCACGTGGGACACTCTCTTGAGTTTCGTTGTTCTTCACGTCAACTTCAGCTAGGCCTAAGACGCCTAGGCCTTGCCTTGCTTTTAGCTCCATTTGTTGATTTTCTGGTAATCTGTTTAAATTGAGTGATAGGGCTGTCATATAGTCTTAACGTAATGACAAATGTCatttgtaagtaaaaaaaaaaaagagaagatattaAGCCATTCATTCACCTATCTTATTTAAGCTAATGAAATAATGTCatgttatattaaattaaataaataaaatagatattaatagatattttaaaaaaattattaaaaaatagaaaaaaataaattaagtaaatcaAAACCGATACATAATCTTgtgtaattataaaatttaaacattagtttcctttataaactcaaactaatatataactttgtgtaattgtaaaatctaaaccctaatcttcATTTATCAACTCAAACAAATATGTGATCTCTcttaattgtaaaatctgaGCCCTAATTTTCATTTGtcaacataaaattttgtttaattctaaaaaagataaaccctaaccatcttttATAACCACATATAATCTcggttaattgtaaaatctaaatctcaattcttatttataaactcaaactgacAAATTGTATTGTTTAATTCtgaaatataaatcatatttataaacTCTAACCGTCGTATAACTTTGTAAATCAAAGCTCaatgatatattattaaattttaaaaagtataaataatatgttttttattttttttattaggtgGCATAGTCTGATTAATTGAAAAAGAATGAGGTGTTTTAGTTCACCCAAGTattttccaagaaaaaaaaatactcactattaaattttagataaaagcaATTCTAAAAAAGACCAGTAAAATCTATCCGGCAaatattaataaactaaaactaaattctaaacttctaatactaaaccctaaaccttatataataaatctgaaaccctaaaaacaaatattattagacCCAAACTTTTAGatcaaaaactaatcaaatttaattttaatttttgcgATATTTTTGGACTAAAGAGTTTGTAATAGTATTTTAGGAAAGTGATGGTATTTTGCGGTTTGgaacgaaaaaaaatatttattggtGTTATAGGGTATTTGCTTAAAAATGtccttttaaataattaatgttaaaattaTACCTATGATTATTACCTGTTCCACTCATCTGGCCACTCACAAAAGAGCACTGGACCAGTGGCCTCCGTAAGCCCATAGGCATGCGTAACTTGAAACCCAAACTGCTGAATTTTCTTAAGAAGAGCAGCGGGTGGCGGTGAACCCCCGGTCAGAACATGCACTGGCCCAGATCTATGTGACAGGTCAAGTGGATTACCTCGCAGAAGAATGTTGAGAACCGTAGGAGCACAACACATATGTGTCACGTTATGCATTTCTATGTTCTTATAGATCTCCGGGGAAGACACGTGCCTCATACAGACATTGGTGCCCCCACGAGCCGCCGTTACCCATGTTAACGTCCATCCATTACAATGAAACATAGGGAGAGTCCAAAGATAGACAGGGCAGGTCCCCATTACCCAACCAATAATCATGCTTAATGAGCTCAAATATGCTCCTCGGTGAGTGATCACCACACCTTTTGGGTCGGCCGTGGTACCCGACGTGTAATTTAACGAGATCGGATCTTGTTCGTCTTCAATATTGAACATACGTGCGACCAACGAGGGCGTGGGCTCTCCTCTCTGGATGAGACCCTCATAGTCTAACTCCCCGGATGAAACCCTCTCAGGGAAACTGATCTCGTCAATGAATATGACCGGCAGGTTCAGTTGTGAGTCGGCATATGGTAGTAAATGGGTGATTTCTCGTGCTAAGGGCTCAAAACTCCGGTCAATGAATAAGAGCTTGGGCTTGGCGTGGTGGAGGATTGCGGCAATGGATGTTGCGTCCAGGCGAGTGTTGATAGGGTTAAGAACAGCTCCAGCCATGGGAACGGCAAAGTGCATCTCATACATGGCCGGTATGTTTGGAGCCACAACGGACACCTAAACACAACTATAATCACATACCTCTTATATgaatgaaagagaaaaagagagagagtgacatATTACCACATCGTTCTTGGCGATGTTAAGAGATATGAGAGAAGCGGCTAGACGACAGCAACGGTCAAAGGTCTGAGGCCAAGTGAAATGAGTTTGTCCGTTAATGATCGAAGTTCGATTAGGATAACACTCCGCAGCTctctttaaaaatgttatagGCGTTAGAGGGACGTTGTTTGCTTCACATAACATCAGAttatccatcttcttcttcttctttttaatttatgtttagtGAATGTTTGTGTGAGTAAAGAGGGATATGCAAACAGATACTATATGTCTATAAGTAGAATAccaaatactataatttatgtttttaagaTGGACGGTTGGTATTTAAAGAAGATATAAAACGCTGATAACTTTGGGAATACAAAACAATCGGTCGCTCAATTATTGCATTTAATTTGGGTCCTTTTCCTTATCAACATTTTTATGTGATCAGAATTTGAGCCACATTTTTGTTTGTGCTACTGTTCGACAGTGGTTGAGCCAAATAATTGTATCCATAAATTGAATAGAAATAAATTTGTATGTTTCGTCAATTTAAATCCAAAGGGTCACCGCCATATATAAATCTGTATATTAACgctcttaatttgtttttgtttttttttttgtttgaattttgatgCAAGTAATGAAGTAATCAAAATAATGATATACGTCCATACAAAAGCATCTATTTAGATCATGGAAAATTTCTTACCAATAAAATTTATTGCAATTTTGACAGCTAATCGCATAAAGGACGTTGAGATTCAATTGGCCGGTGGTTTTTGTCcaaccaaatttttttctttatggtgATTCAAGTAATTTCGACCAGTTGTTTCAAGGGATAATTGGAAAAATAATACGTTTTAAAAACTTAATCTGAAATCGAAATCAGTAcgtttactatttataattagcaAAAACCCTAAAGATGTTGACAAATAAAAAGGTTAGCAAAAACCccatttttcacttttttttttaacaaacgaTATGTTTCATTCCATTAGATAGAAAATAACATACACAATAAGTAAGATAGCTTAAACATCAACATAAGGGGCATTCCTTAAAATCAAACTTAACAAGAATACAAGGAAAGATAGGAGCAAACAATAGAAGGAGCTATGAACGAATTATGGACTAGCAAACTGGAACCTGTGAGGTCAAGGGATATCGATGCCGCTTCCATGATCGGGTCAATGGAACGGAAGGTGGCCATTGTCTTGAGTAGAAGACTAGGTTAGCAAAAACCCCATTTTTCACTATTTACTATTGTTTGACTGATTTGTATGTCATTAACAAAACATGTTATTTATGAATATGCCATTGAAATAGTTACAAATGataggaaaaaaacaatatttttttgcatgatttttctaaaacaaaaagttacaaaaattaacattttactTATTAGAATTGATAGATTatgtagtaataataatattaaaaaaatggaatcCAGAGAATGAAAAAGTTGCCCTAAGTCATTTCTCTTCTCCCTTTTGGAATTTAGAAATGATGTGCTAAATGTGAACCTGTGAATCGATTTGTGAAGTTTTGGTGAGGGTGACGATCAACTCCAATGGTGGGTTTCGCTCGACACCCTATGTGGTTAGGTTGTTCGGTTCAATTTTTAATTTCCCAGTGTACGTAGTTGGTTTAGGAAAATCCTAACACTCGAGTTTATTAGAAAAACTCGACTTCCGAGAGTTCTTTAGTTGCTTTTGACATTCCTAGAAAGAAGAGAATATAGAAAAAGTTCATGTGGAAGCTCTAGAAGCTTTACCTGAGGTTCTTTGTTTCTGTTGATGAGTTTTTTTCCTTGAGGGTGAGGATTTAAGGTTAAAGACGTGTGAGGAAGGTTGTTGTGGTGCCAGTTTTGTCGTTTtgggttcagaatcttcttatTCTAAAGCGGAGTGCATGTCCATGGTTTATTTATACTGATATCTCTGTTTCTCTATTCCATGAGTTGTTTAATATAGTTCTTTGCTTGTTTCTGTGTGATTTGTGGTCCCTATGGCATGTGATGGCTTCTAGTTGAGTCGTGGTTGGATTGGAGGCGGTGGGAAGCGGAGATCAGACCTTCAGCTTTGAAAAGAACGTGGtcggtgttgatcgacaccatgtgggtGTTGGTTGACACCAAGGTGGTGACGGCACAAGTGCTTTGGCGAGTATTGATCGGCACAACTATGGTTTCGGCCTTATCGAGATGGGTGTATGTCGACACCAGGTAAGTGTCGGTCCACACCAGGTGGCCAGTGTCGGTTGATACCATCATTAAGCAGGCGGCTAATGCATGTTTTTCTTACCTGGTTTTATTTGTATTGTTGTTTGATGCATGTGAAGATCTTATTACTTGTGTGCATAGCTAGATAAATGAaaggattgtctcactaagtatttttggaaatacttatgcatctcaattgttgtttctgGTGCATGTAAAGACAAAGTGTAATCGTAGAATTAAGACAATGAAAAGGCAAATGTTATAGAGGCTTATATTAGTTGCGTGTTCTTTACTTctattaggttgctagaatgaAACAATGTTGTCTATAACATATATTTAGGTTGATGGTTCTACgacttttattttatgaaattggCATTGTTGTATATATTGTCATTGGTTTATtcattattggtttattggattaaTCTTATAGAATTTTTTGATTGTTATCCGCTGATTGGTTTGAGTGTTGTTGTTAGATTTTTAGTGAGTGTAACTGGACAGGTTGTTTCActaaatttggaaacaaatttttttttttgctatttgtGAGAATTGCtctaaaatattacaaattctatatatacccttaataattttattttattttgtattgaatGTGGTGATATTTTGTGTAATATCttactaaaataaatgttattttataaaatgtactTAAAATGTTAATAGAAATGTTAATAAGTCACTGAAAACAAACATTTGATTACATTAATTTCATAcctttgtataatttttttcttttcaggggTTAGTTAACAACAAAATCACTAAACTGATCATTTATTGGTTTATACTAGTGTCGATGTCTATCTGTGTGAAAACTTGTGCGTTtcgttttaaaaatctatatgaATAAAAACAACACATGGAATAGGCAAACAGTAACCGGGCTGGTATGATGACTCGATTATGTCCATCTTGAGATGACTTCCTCCTAACTCCGATTTTGGATTTGAAGTTTTCCATTGccatttttaataattctatCTCGTAGACATAATATTTTCTGCACCAGCTGCGGAATATTACACATGGACACTTAGAGTGTCAAACCTTCAATTTTAGTTACATTGAACTAATCAAGTAAAATAGTAACCGAGTCAACGAATATGTACGTATAAGACTCACTGAAGACTGAAGGACTTAGTCGTCTATAAGTATCAAACTAtatgagaaggaagaagaaagaatatgatGGAAGAGATACACTAAGGGCATCTTTATCGGTGAATGAGTatctaaaaaacattaatttaatagttttctaATAAATGAATTATctgtttaagttttaaataataaaaaatgaaattatccACTCTCATAATGATAAGTAGCTTGACACCCATTCCTATAGTATCTTAAATATCCGGGCAGAGATACTATATCTATACTGTTTctacatttttaaatattttaatatatagatcCTTCATAAAAGATGTGGGATGGATTTGCTCTAACACATCgtaataataatgatgatgacGCATAGGGTTGAGGAGAGAGTTGACTTAGTTTGTATGGGTCGTCCGAATTGGTCTCCTGCTATTTATTAATgggtcttttttttattaatgaaacaGTGTATGGGTCGTCCGAATTGATCTCTTACTATTTATTAATGggtcttttcttttattaatgaaAGAATGTATGGGTCATCCGAATTGGTCTCGTGCTATTTATTACTGGGTCatgttttattaataaaacaatagtATAGTGAAAGCATTTATAGCAAATTTAATTTatctctatattagtaaaaaaaaaagtacaaaataaaattcaggtCGGGTCAATTtgaaaaaaacccaaaactaaattttcagatttttttttttttttgctaataaaGGGtacaagattggctcaaacaagTCAATACTAAAGAATATGGTTAACATAGGTAACTAAATGCGGAACTGTGCGAACGCGTCGCGCAAGATTATCCGTTTTACCATTCTGAGAGCACATAATGTAGACTAATGTAAAGGAGGTAAACTCCTCTTTATCCGCCTGGATGTCCTCCAAAAAAGGTGTAAAAGCTGGTCACTCGGAAGGCGatgacaccatcttcactaggTCAGAGCAGTCGGTAAGGAAAACAACAGATTGGTTATCCGCTCCAATCATACATCGCATGGCCCAGACAAGGGCCTCAATCTCAGTATAAAGAGGGGTCAGACTACGGCGAAGATTGGCAGCTCCCATACTGGGGACATCACCATAGGGCGACGTGCAGAACCACCCTCTTCCTGCATAACGGTCTGTTGCTTTCCAGgaaccatctacaaaacaaatatagttCGACAAAGAACAAGGAACACTGAAGCCCCTGCTTCCCTGGGGAACAACCTCACTAGGAAAATTTTCGGATCTTATAAAATCGGATATTTAGTTAGGTGATAGATATTATTCGAATATTTTGCCAGCAGattatccatatatatttttaaattttgtaaaatatctCTACCTACTTTAAactaatatattgaaaaaaattataactctCTTTTCAACTTCATTTGATTTTATTAgtagtttattatatttaaatacaaaatacatatagaataaaatattcagtttttttgttgcaatttgaattttttaaaacggacatatattactcaatcaaTAAAACACAATTTTGTATTGACAATACAGTAGCTCAGAAACATTGTAAATAGTGCTAATATGCTTTGAACTTCTAATGAGCAggaattttgatatataaagcGTCCAGTTATTTATTTGAGCAAATTTAATCCagttatttctttgtttgatcAGTTTCATGCAACATCACAACATGTGATTTGCCACTGAGTCGATCCTAATCTACCCAACCTTACCCACACAGCAACAGCTATGCACACTCGTATATTCACTCACCATCAAACCTACTCAaacaaatcttttcttttggttgacTCTTAACTCACACTTTCTTCCTCTAAAGTGCTAACCCTAATAAGATGCACTTCATTCACTTATATAGGCTTCAACAATCTTCACACCATTCCTCTTTGTCCAACGAGTACTACAATGCTTCATGTCCTTCACAGCCCATCTCTTTATCCAGTAGGTCCTGAGAAGTTCCCCATCATCATGTTGACTTTATGATGTGATTCTCCCAAGGTATCGACACTCTAAGGTAggtagactgataatcctagaaCTCTGATGGCTCGCGAATCTGGATGATAAGGCGTGAGATAAACTCGAAAATCCTTATGCCCCAAAAgctcttaaaacaaaccaaacaaagcaaggcggtggaactttagatagaagcttcgCGGAGACAAATGACAAGGCATGAGACGAATCCCGAAAATCCTTGTGCCCTAGACTCTCTTATAACGACTCTTCAACCCTCAGCTAATGAATGGCAACGTCAAGTGCTGtggaatcacttgatataccgaaaactctttgatgtaacccaccaaggagaaagaacaagttccaaaagaacaaaggagtttaccactctcaaataaaagataaaagacttcttgattgattgattttctcaaatgagattacatgtgtttataaagagatagaaaacttggtcacaaagccaagtattgattattcttgaaactaaaaacattaaagatactaagttgaataaagacccaactcttggtgcatgtttccttcctccaaagtgaattttggtgcatgtatctcttattttcgtcactcttcttggaccacaaaataaagtaataattttGGGCTTTGTTGggcttgtattaggctcaaagtggactggacttgatagatatcatcccaAATACAATTTCCCATGTTCTGTTTGctccaaatatcttcaaatataGACTGAATAGCTCTAGTAAGCTGTTTGGTCCTTGCCCTTGTCATTGGTCCAACGGGTACAAGCAAAGCATCTTCAGGAACAAGCTCAGCTTCGACTTGATCATCCTCATTgcttcccattatcatatcacTTTAACACCCAACTTGTAGCCTCCAACAAACACCTTTTAGGATGAAACCTTTTTCGCCCATGCTCTTGCTACAGTCGAAGTTGCTCCCCATCTTCATACTCGATGTTGTTGCACTATCCCCAATGTGTTGCACTGGCAGTTGCAACTTGACATTTCTCGCTTAACCTGAAGACCTGTAGACACGACTTGTAAGTCTTATGGACATTCTGTTTCTTCACAATGAAACATAGGGAGAGTCCAAGGTAGATATTGTGACACCCTGGTATATGGAGACgtttataagaatatatttagccacctatgtcaccaaagtgcaattatcttttcggtcaagggtcatgagagaactctagagttaagcgtgtttgagcTGGAGTAATCTAAGGAttggtgaccttccgggaagtgattgtcgaaactgtgcgaataagaacaaaacacaaggaaagatcatgtggtgatttgtagggatgataACAAGTCATTAAAGCCTCTTGGATGTAGCAAACTGACCGTCGGagatggatgggctcacggcctagtgagaggacgtgaggcccattaaggaaggggGTCCATGGACTAGGATTAGACATGGGGCCTACAAATAGGTTACgatcggggcgttacaagtggtatcagagcttgatctagagttaaatcaataacccaaagcacactcaaccacgatctagtggtgtcgtcgtagtacttcagggtcgaatccacagagaccaaacgatacactatgaaattatatagaccgagtatagctaaagcaaagaggaagtttgttttgcaagtaacagaattaaaacagaaaataaataaga is a genomic window containing:
- the LOC104750369 gene encoding probable acyl-activating enzyme 12, peroxisomal, with translation MDNLMLCEANNVPLTPITFLKRAAECYPNRTSIINGQTHFTWPQTFDRCCRLAASLISLNIAKNDVVSVVAPNIPAMYEMHFAVPMAGAVLNPINTRLDATSIAAILHHAKPKLLFIDRSFEPLAREITHLLPYADSQLNLPVIFIDEISFPERVSSGELDYEGLIQRGEPTPSLVARMFNIEDEQDPISLNYTSGTTADPKGVVITHRGAYLSSLSMIIGWVMGTCPVYLWTLPMFHCNGWTLTWVTAARGGTNVCMRHVSSPEIYKNIEMHNVTHMCCAPTVLNILLRGNPLDLSHRSGPVHVLTGGSPPPAALLKKIQQFGFQVTHAYGLTEATGPVLFCEWPDEWNRLPENQQMELKARQGLGVLGLAEVDVKNNETQESVPRDGKTMGEIVIKGSILMKGYLKNPNATFEAFKHGCLNTGDVGVIHPEGYIEIKDRSKDIIISGGENISSVEVENVLYKHPKVFEVAVVAMPHSQWCETPCAFVVLQKGKADKEDREGKSVMREKDLIEYCRENLPHFMCPRKVVFLEEMPKNGNGKILKPKLRDIAKGLVAEDKVNVRSKKVHRRVDHFTSRL